GACCCCCGGCAGCGACCTCCAATCCCTGGGCAGTGCGGTGGCGGTTGGCGAGCAGCTACGCCGCACGGTGATTGCCCCAGAGGGCAGTGGCCGCGTCGCCGACCTGGTGGAGGCCAGCGAGCGCAGCAGCGGTGGCCGCACCTTCTACGACATGGAATATGCGGTGCATCTGGACGACCGTGACCGCCATGAATTGGCCACGGTGGTGGTGGATCGGGGCAGGCTATACACCTTGGCCGCCAGCACCAACGAAATCCGTTGGCAGAAGGTGCAGGGGCTGTTCCACCAGGTGATTGAGTCGTTCACCCTGCTGGTTTAGGGCCCTGGAGCTCCCCGATGTGGTGGTAGTTGGTGGCGGCCTGGCCGGTGGCCTATTGGCCTTGGCCTTGGCGGAAGCTGGCCAGCGGGTGGTCGTTGTAGACGCCGATAAGGCTGCTGCCACGGGCCTGAGCTACGGCGGCGTGGTGGGCGACGCCGTGGCTGGCTGGCAGCGGCTGCAACAACGCCACGGCGACCTGGGCCTGAGCAGCTGTCGGATTCATCGCTACGGGATCCACTGCCACGGGATCCACCGCCACGGAAACCCTCCCCCGGAGCCCGCCACGGGGGGGGGCCGGGTAGATGGCCCTGTGTTTAGGAGCCGCCTGCCCCAAGCCCTTGCTGATGCTGGGGTTGGACTTTTGAGGGGCGAGGTGCGCGGACCCCTATCGGCCCCGGGGCCAGGGGCCCCCTGGCGGCTTTGCCTGGGGGCGGATTCACCGCCGCTAGCTGCCCGAAAGGTGGTTTTGGCGGCGGGTGCCCATTGCCGCACGCTGTGGCCCGCACTGCCTGATCGGCTGCGGAGCAGTTGGGCGGGAGTGCTCCAACTGGAGCAGGAACCCAGCCTCGCCAGCGCTAACTCCCTGGGGAAAACGGCCCAGCTGGGGCGGGGCGATTTGCTGATCCCCCAGCGCTTTGCCCGCCTGGATCTTGAGGCCCGTGCCGCCGAGCTCACGGAGGCCGCATGGGTGGTTGATCCGGGCCTGGCGCCCTGGGGCTCCGGATCCTTGCTGGGCCAAATCAGCTGGGTGCCCCCGGGATTGGCTGCAGGGGTTGAGTTGGCAGATTCCCCCGATCCGGCGGTGATGGAGACCCACCTACGGGCCGGTGTGGCTGCTCTGGATCCGGCCTTGGCCCAGCTGCCGGGCAATTTTCAGCAGTTGCCGGTGGCCTTTTGCATCGGATCCGAGCCCCTGGTGGGCCCCGTGGCCGATGCCCCCGGGCTCTGGGCGTTTAGCGGATTTAGTGGGGCCTTTAGCCAGGTGCCCCTATTGGTTGGCCAGATGGCGATGGCTGTTGCAAGCTGGTAGGCATGGTGGCCCCATCTGCAAACAGTCCGGATCCCTGGTGGCGCCAGCAATCCCGCCGGGTGGCGGCGCGTTGGCAGGGGCTCAGTGACCACGGCCAGGTGGGGGTGAGCCTGGCGGCGGTTGGCGGAACTTTGGTGCTTTGGGCCC
This genomic interval from Cyanobium sp. WAJ14-Wanaka contains the following:
- a CDS encoding FAD-binding protein, whose protein sequence is MSRSPCWFRALELPDVVVVGGGLAGGLLALALAEAGQRVVVVDADKAAATGLSYGGVVGDAVAGWQRLQQRHGDLGLSSCRIHRYGIHCHGIHRHGNPPPEPATGGGRVDGPVFRSRLPQALADAGVGLLRGEVRGPLSAPGPGAPWRLCLGADSPPLAARKVVLAAGAHCRTLWPALPDRLRSSWAGVLQLEQEPSLASANSLGKTAQLGRGDLLIPQRFARLDLEARAAELTEAAWVVDPGLAPWGSGSLLGQISWVPPGLAAGVELADSPDPAVMETHLRAGVAALDPALAQLPGNFQQLPVAFCIGSEPLVGPVADAPGLWAFSGFSGAFSQVPLLVGQMAMAVASW
- the psbP gene encoding photosystem II reaction center PsbP, producing MLPFRNLLPRALALLTVLVLVGCSASAAGLNSFQSADGRYAFLYPTGWNRVQVSGGPQVVFHDLINSDETLSLVISQVTPGSDLQSLGSAVAVGEQLRRTVIAPEGSGRVADLVEASERSSGGRTFYDMEYAVHLDDRDRHELATVVVDRGRLYTLAASTNEIRWQKVQGLFHQVIESFTLLV